GAGCTGAGAGCAGGCCCGGGACCCCTGGGCCACACTCCTGGTCTGTGGTGACTCTGACATGCTAGGATTCCTCGGGTCTCTGGCTCCGTTCCAGTGAAGCGAGTCGTCTCCACTGTGACCCTGAGGGCCCAGAAGACCTGTGCCCTTCAGGCCCCAGCAGCCGGGTCCTGGTCCACACAGCGCCAGCTCCCCTGCTTGCGGGCGCGTCTTTGGCAGCTTTGCCTATTCCGGAAGTTGAATTCGATGTCACGGGGGCATCTGTGGGCATGTAATGGGACGTGATGCTGAAATCTGCCATCGTCGGGTGCTTTATCTAGGCAGCTGGGATTTGCTCTTGGAAAGAATCAGCAGTTCGGGGCGTCTGTCCTATTGCAaagccccttcccttccttgcttccccctctcttctgttCTGCCCCTTTCCTAACAGCAGGAGCCACAGGAACTGtccagggcagtgggggaggTGTTGGGAggcctgcctttcctcctcctcagaaGACCGCCGGCCGGCTGGCCCCCGCTTGAGCGTGGCTTCAGCATCCCTGCTCGTACCTTTTTCAGGCCTGGCAGGGAGAGTAAAGAGGCAGCGGGTTTCCTCCAGCCCCCAGTGACTTGGTCCCACTAGCCGCCCCCTCCTGCTCAGGCACTTCCAACGTCGCCCCCGGCCctaccccctccctgcccaccggACACCTGGGGGGATTTGGGCTTTCCCCAGGTGCACCTGCCGCCATCAGGCAGAAGGCCCGCTTCAAGATCCGAGACGCCAAGTGCCACCTCCGACCCCACAGCAGGGAGCCAGCAAAGGAGGCCCTGAGGCAGTTGCTGCTGGGTGAGTGGGCTGCCTCGGCGCCAGGCCACACCAAGGGTGGAGGGGTCCCGCGCCTGAAAGCTGGGAGCCCAGGGTCCAGCGGGGCTGGGTTCCAAGGATGGGGACCTCGCTTCGTCCCCACAGTCATGGTCCCTAAGCCCCAGGAGCCAGGCCTGGAGCACTGTAGACAGTGGTGGTGTCCCAGGGCCGCGTTTGAGTGGAAAATCTGGGTCCCGCAGCATTCCTGGGGCCCACGGTCCCTATCTCACCCGGGGTTAGCTGAGCTCCCCGGGGCAGTGTTGGTGTGCAGCCCAGCTGTCCAGAAGGCCTCCCAGGCCTCACGTGGTAGCACATTCTTGAACGAGGGAGGCCTAGAAGGGCGTTCCAGGCTTTCCAGGGGAAAGCTTGGTGAGAAGAGCCCAGGAGAAGAGCGTCCCAGCTGTTTCCATGAAGATTCCTGAACACCTTAGGATTGATTCCTCCCCAAAGCTAACAGAGTGCAGCCCTCAGGCAGACCCAACCTGGGCCCAGCCCCATGGAGCCGAGCTGCACAGCGTCACTGAGCAAGTATGCACGAGTGCCTCCGTGGGGAGCAGTGTGAGGGGCTCAGATGGCTGGTGCAAGGCCTGGCTCAGCCACCAGCCCCTCGCGAGACCTCGagccagcctggcctctggccttGGTTTCTCCTCTGCACCGCAGACTGTTAGACAACGCAGAAGCCTCGCTGCTGGTGATCTGTGCACAGGGCTCCAGAGGACCCTGCTTCCTGCCCTGTGCCACCTTTGCCATAGTGGTCCCTTCTTTGTCCAGAAAACTGTCACCTGACCTTTGTGACCCTCAAATGTGACTCCTCTAAGAAGAGGCGCCGTGGCAAAAAGTCCCCATCCAAGGAGGTGACCCACATCACAGCGGAGTTCGAGGTGGAGATGAAGACGGAAGAGGCATCAGGTGCGTGAGGCGCTGGACGgcctccaggagggcaggggccgGGAGGGCCGGCAGGGTCTGCCCGGTGTGAAGCTGGTGACCACCTGAGCTGCGGCCACTGGAGGCAGAggccagcaggcaggggagggaggcgcCGGGTCACCCAGGATGGAATAGGAATCCCAGGGCAACGAGAGGGACAGGGCTCAGGGGCCCGTGGTGACAGCCACAAGTCCTCTCTCCACCCCGTCACACCCTCACTGGGGCCTGGAAAGGTTCATGCCTATAGAGTTTCTGGAACAACTGAGACAAGGGCCTGTCTTTCCCAGGCTCCAGAAGGGGGCTTGTAATGCTGGCTTGTGTTTCATATCGGTGCGTTCCTCTTGGCTGTAAATGAGAGTTGAGTTGTGACAGAGGAATTGAGATCTGTACACGGACCCGTGCTGTGTGTGCTGAGCCCTGGGCACTGCAGAAAGAGGGAACCAGACTAGGGTCCTCGTGCTGGCAGCACTCCCAGCCACAGGGAGGCAGACTGACACACAAACTACCCAGTGCTAAGGGACACCCTGGGGGCATGAGAGCAAACAGGACATGCAACTGAGCGGTCTCCCCAAGAGAGGGGcccaggaagtcttcccagaaGAGGCACCGTTTGAATCAGGACTTAAAGTTCACCAAGTGGAGGAGGTGGCAGGGAATGGCATTCAGACAGAGGGAATGGAATAGGGAAAGGCATGGAGGTCAGAGGGAATGAGATGTGCACAGGAGGTGGTGAGCCAGACAGAGCGGCTAGAAAGTGGAGTTCGCAGTGGGTGTCAGTGCTGGGGGTGAGGCCTAGCAAGGCGGGCAAGGGCTCCACTACAAGGGGCCTTGGAGTCAAGGCCAGAAAGCTGGGCATTATCCTGGGAGCGGTGAAAGCCTCGAGGGTGTTGGGGGGGCATGGAGGAGCTATGTCCCATGAGCTATGTCCGGGGGAGGTGACGTATTGCCATGGCAGAGCCCCAGTTACTCCTCCGATCTGCGGAGTCCCCTTGAGCAGGTCGCACCTCCCGGGCCCTCAGTCTCCACCTCTGTCGGATGGATGCCACAGTGGTGCCTCGGCCCCCAGCTGCTGCGTGAACCGTGCTGGGAGCAGAGGCCTGGCGGCAGGGCGGGGGAAGGTCAGGGAAGAGGCCGCTCCGCGGTTGCGAGTcactgtccctcctgcccctgcagaCACCTGCGAGGCGGACTGCATGCGGAAGCGAGCCGAGCAGAGCCTGCAGGCCGCCATCAAGACTCTGCGGAAGTCCATCGGCCGGCAGCACTTCTCCGTCCAGGTCGCAGGCACAGAGTACGCGATGGCCCAGTGGCCGGCCAAGGCCCTGGAGGGCCAGGGGGCGTGCGGCACAGGCCAGGTGTTACAGGACGGGAAATGCGGTGCGTCCCTGCCCGTGGCCACTGGGATGCCCACTCGGCAagccttctctgcccttcctcccacggGGGGCCCGGGGCAACAGACACACTGGGAGGGGACAGCGAGACAAAAGCTTGCCAGACAGAAGCAGTCCCATGCTCATCATGACGCTGTCCTTGGAAGAGCGCTCACCCGGTGCCGTGCCTGGGCAAGGCTCTTGCTGGGCTAACGCTGGCACGCAAAATCCTCGCCACGGTGCTGAGGCCGGGCAGGACACGGAGAGCGTGGGCCAGCTCCGCAGCagcaggggagcagaaggggCGCGGGGACCAGTCTCTGTGGCTAGAGAGGGCTTCCCAGCAGAGGCAGCGTgcaagctgagggcagaggctgagggcCCCCGGGGTAAGCACAGGCTGCCAGGAAGCAGATGAGGCCGGGCCCACGGCAGGAGCTCAGGCGGGGCACCCAGCCCGTGTCCAGGCCCGGGAGGCCGGGGACTGTTGAGCGGATGGGTCGAGAGATAGCCGCGGTGGCTGCCTACAGGAGAATGGACGGAGCCCTTGCTCTGCTGGGGTTCACGTGTaccagggaaggaaggcagccaGCAGGCAGGCATACCCACACCCACACGCACAGCCACCTCAGGGTCTTACCGCAGGGCCACGGTGCTTCTCTGGTGCGGTGGAAGCCACGGGAAGCTTCCAAGCAGAGGAACATTATCACTCTCTCATCAGGGGGAGGATTCCACGAGCAAGGACCAGGGAAGGGAGTCGGTAGAGCCTCGAACGGGGAGTGGGGGCTGGCAGCAGGACAagaaggaacaagacagagaCAGCACTTTGGAGGTGTggctgggaggaaggaggcttcGAGGGCAGCCCCCAAGGGCCACGGGGCAGAAGCGACATCATGCTCTGATCTGGGGAAGCTGGGGAAGGCGCggctggaggagacagagagTCTGTGCTCACTAGCTCACGTCCGTGAGTCATCCCTGTGAAGACGTTGAATGGTTAGGATGGCTGGAGCCACAAACCTGGGGCACAAAGCATAGGCTGGCCCAGGAGGTTAATTGGGGAGCTGCTGGAGAAGAGGTGGGATttaggggtgtggggggaaggaggggctccGGCTGAAGCAGTGGAGAGAGCgtggcaggagggcagggcctttgtgatgtcatttttttttttaagattttatctttttatttatttgcaagagagaatgCACAccagggtaaggggcagagggagagggagcagcagactccctgctgagcagggagccccaagtggagctccatcccaggagagatcagaccagagccaaaggcggacgtgcaaccaactgagccacccaggcgctctgttctgatatttttatttatttatttatttgacagagggaacacaaacaggggagtgggagcgggagaagcaggcttcccaccaagcagggagcctgatgcggggcttgatcccaggaccccaggatcatgacccgagctgaaggcagatgcctaatggctgaggcacccaggcacccccttcttctgtttttttatttttaaatcatttcaaacATTCGGAAATACTGCCAGGCAGAACAAGAAACGTCCATGGTTTCTTCGTCCGGGTTCCCCTGTGTGCTGCCCCAAGCGCGTCCAGCCCACACAGCCCATTCCAGCGTCCCTGTCCCGCACGTTCAGTGTCCTGTCTCTCCGGATTCCTTCAGTGTGGAGCAGCCCTTggctctttccctgcctctcctgtCCTCCCGCCGTAGGATGACCCTCATGAGGCTGCATCCCCCATTTCCATGACCCGCTGGGAGGGAAAACCCCACTCGATGCCTGCTCTTCAGCGCCCCCATCAGGAGGCGCGGGGTACTGACCCAGGCCCCCGCAggtccttccccctcccttttccttttgccATTGAGGCCGATTTGCTGGGGCTGGAATTCTGAGTCTATGCAAAAAACTGCTCCGCGCCAGACATCCTCGGCCCGGCCGCAGCCATCGCAGTCAGTGACCGCTCCCGCCAAAGCAGCCACGTCTCCAGTGGTTGCCTGACGGCGTCCTCTATTCCGGCTGGCCCTTGTCCGGGTGCATTAGCGTTCCATAAGAagagcttcccctccccctcacccacGGATGTATCTGAGCCCCTACATGTCAGTGTGTGTGTATCAGTGTGGGCTCCGCGACTCCTCTGTGCTTTACGGGGCTGTAATCCAAGCCTAGCGTTACTTAGTTCAGGGCTCAGATCATTCCCCGTGTAGCCAGTCAGGCCGGTTCCCCGCCTCCGTCACTTGCTGACGGTTCTAGGGCACCAaacccccacttcccctgccccagccttcaCAGTCCGTCAGGGACTCCGGGACCCCTAGAGGAGGAAAACATGCGGAAGCCAGCGCTGGGGTCCTCACTGCTAACGCGGCGTCCGTCCTTCCGGCTCTCACGGGACAGAACTAGCGAGTACGGGTGCATATTAAACATGGGCGTGTAAATGGACTTGCACAGGTGTTACGGGTAcagggtgtgcgtgtgtgtgttttataaagCCATGCATTCACACCAGTGCCTCCAGTCCAATAGCTCAGGCTTCTTTCTGACCTCCCCTCTTTCCATGTTTCTAAATTTCTTCTCCAGGAAATCTCCGGCTCCCTCCCTCCTTATTTCCTCCTTATTTTCTCGGTCATTCTTCTGAGCGTCGGTTTGCCATATGCAGCTGACCGCACGGCCTCTGGACGACTCTCCACCACCAGgcctccccgcccctgcctctGTCACTCCCCATGCCCTCTGCACACTGTCCCCATATGGCCACTCCTCCCcatggggaagggatggggaggggaggaggtctCGGTTTGGACAAAACGCCCATGGGACGGCCAGGAAACTGTTGGGACACAGGCTGAGGGGTCAGGGCTGGAGGGCaggacacagagcagagagagacctCAGGGCTCAGCAGGAGCAGCAAGGACGGGGCCAGAGACCAGGGTCGGGCCTCGGGGCTCTTCACAGACGGCTGCTGCCTTGCTCCTACTCTTAGCTCTTCTGAGACGGCCCTGGGCCCCTCTGGGATCCCTGAGCCAAAGGGACAAGGGATGTGCCCTATCCGGGAGGACAGAGCCTGGGCTCGAGGTACCAGAGACAAAGCGCCCGGCCACTGCTCCCCGCCTCTGCCCCCGGCAATCTCTCCACTTTGCCTCCGCAGTGGCCTGCGCACCTGGCACCTACTTCAGCGGAGAGCCCGGCCAGTGTGTGCCATGTGCACCGGGGTCCTACCAGGACGGGGACGGCCAACTCAGCTGCACGCCATGCCCCAGCAGCGATGGGCTCGGCCTGGCTGGTGCCCGCAACGTATCGGAGTGTGGAGGCGAGTGCGGGTCCcccctggagggaggaggggctgggggttgcGGTAGGGGATCCGGCGACAACTTCTGTCTCTACTGAGCTCCTCAAAGCCAAAGCCCAATCCCTAGTGATATTCCATAATGCTCTCGGCCATGTGCAGAGCCTGGTGTGACTTCCAGGCTGCCACACTCACAGCGGCCACTGGGGCCGCGAAGCATCTGTGCGCCAGCAGGCCCCAGGCTGGGCCTAGTGCACTGGAGAACAGCAGCACGTGGTTTGGAAAGGACGTTACGGTTAATAAACTCCTGGTCATTTATGGGCCCGCACATCGTCTGTAACGAGGCACGTGGTGCGATGCGGTTGACCAGACGTGTTACGTGGTGTGGAGCCCACATCATCCTCGGTGTTCTCCACCTGAAGAACTTTACGGTTCGCCCTGTAGATGGTTTGGGAAGCCCTTTGGCCGTTTACCAAGCACAGCTTGGTTTGCAAAGAACTTTTCCATTTACAGCCTCACTTACCCACATCTGCGGTATGGGCTCACACCCCCACCCAACAGCCTCCCTTCCCCGGCTGTCGTGGGGACCACCCAAGACAATGGACAGGGAAAAGTGTGCCTGCGAGTGTGGGTGGGTGGGACAGTGGGGACCACCAGCCAGCTTTCTCCGGGATACAGAAAGGATTAGAGTCCAGCCCCGAGTCCCTACAGGCTAGCTGGCTGTGCCCTCCGAGACTGTGGTCTCTGCCCTTAGCAGGGCCAGTGACTGAGAGCAGAGAGCGGCCACTGGTAGGAGCAGAGAATTCAGGGTCTGGGTCAAGAGGGCCTCCAGCCCACCCCTTACTCAATGCCAAAGCCCCCTCTGCATCCCAACTTAATGCTGGGTGTGTTGTCCCCTCTCTGTCCCAGCCATGCCGTCAGGGACCTCCCAGACCCCCCCTACACTTCCCTGCCTGGCCCAGCCCTGTAGACTGGAGCGCGGTTCCTCATGTGGAGGGTACAGTGTGGCCCGCCCCCCGGGGCGCAGCTCCTCTGATCTCTCCCCTGTACATGTGGGGTCCGCACGTCCCAGCTGAGCCACAAAGCCACCTGCTCTTGCTAGTGGGAGAGGTGAAGCCAGGCCTGGCCAAGGCTGCACAGTGCCTGAACCACGGGCCGCATCCGGACCAGGCGGGGGACAGCCCAGCTCTTTCCCCCaggtccccccgcccccggcaccACCCCTAGCCATGGTCCCCTTCCCCAGGGCAGGTGAGGGTTGAGAGCAGGGTCTGGACTGAGGCGCCCGGACCTCCCGCCAGCCTGAGCCATGACCCCTGACTTCCAGGCCAGTGCTCCCCAGGCTTCTTCTCCCCGGATGGCTTCCGGCCCTGCCAGCCCTGCCCGGTGGGCACGTACCAGCCTGAGCCTGGGCGCACGGGCTGCTTCCCCTGCGGAGGGGGGCTGCTCACCAAGCACGAGGGCACGGTCTCCTTCCAAGACTGCGAGGCCAAAGGTGAGTCGCCGGAGCTGTGCAGGGACGTTTTCCCTCAGCACCGCTCACCTCCCACGTGGCCGATATCCAAGGGCTGAGGGGTGGCCCGGGGCTGCCGGCAGTAGACACGGGACCAGCACCATGCCACACCTGGGACAGGGACAGCGGGGACCACACAAGCCCACCGAGGGTCTCAGATGGGGGAGCCAGGCAGGCACAGTGGTTACCGATGGGAGCTTTGAACCTGACTCACAGGAAAGGCTCTTGGTGCGGGGGGGCAGTTTGGGGGATGAAGAAATGCAGGGGCCGTGGGACAAGGCCGGACCATCTCACCTTACCTGGACACCCTCCCTTTAGGCCCGTGGGGGCCCTGCTGTCCAGCCACACGTTCCCCTCCACGGTCACCAAATCCCCCTGATGGCACTGCCTCCCCTTCCACACGCTCCCGCCCTGCCAAGGGCCTTTGGGACAATGCTTCCCACCGCTGACCCTGATATTCttggggacagacagacagaaccCTCCCTTCTAGAAGAGAAAACTCCACCTCTCCTCTAGTTCCTGCCAGGATTTCTGCTCCTTGCTGTGAAACTTGTAGAAGGAGCGCGTGGACTACACCTCCTCTCTCCTCTAGTCAGACTCTCACCCCACCGCCCCCGATCATTGCTCCCATCGAGGCTGGAGTCACGTCCTTCCCAGCCGGCATCTCCCGCAGCCCCGCGGCCTCAGGCTCCGCTCAgcctcacccagccaccccttggCTGGTAGTGCTGGGGTCCCCGGCCTGGCACGGACTCTAGAGTCTGGGTAGGAAGAGCATCCAGTGACCCCAGCCCCGCGTCCTGAACTCAGTACTACACCCTCCTGCTGGGGGACAGCCCCGGTCATATCCCACATGGCCAGAGCCCCTCATCTTGGCCACACAGTGCCCCCCAACCCAGCTCACACCAGCTCTGTCCTACCAGGGGCCCAGGGAGACCTTGGAACCCCCCGGAGTGCCCTCCATCTGACCTCGCCTCCAGTCTGTCCGCGGCCCCGGCCAGCGGCTCTGAATGATGGCCTCTCGGCACCCTGCTGTTGCCCCCTCAGCCAGGCTACTGCTGCCCGgcgcccccacccctcaccctcaAGCTCACTCCCAGAGCAGCAGCCTGGACCATGCGGGGGCTCCAGGTCCCCTTCTCCCTCAGAGCGAAGCCTAGCAGGACCCCGGGACCCAGGAGCTCACGGCCATGGCCTGTGACCTCTGCTCTGGCCCCCCCGCTCCCTCCCCAGATCGCCTCCCAGCTGGCTCCACACGGCTCAAGCCTCTACGCATGGTCCCCCACCCCTTGAGCGGCACACACCCGGCCTTACAACAGCTCATGTCCCATTCTCACCCCGGAACACATGCTCCTCGCGGGCAGACCTCTGTCACGGAGCTCACTGCCCAGCTCCGGGCGGCCCCCAAGCTCCGCACAGCCGTGGACAGGACCGGGCGTGCGTGGTGGGCGGCCACTGGGTGGTAAAGAAGGGCTTTGAACTCGGCACCAAGACAGACCTCAAGGGCAGGAAGGCGCTGGGGAGAATGTCCCCTGCCCTTTCCCACCGGCACCCTCCGCCCGCCCACAGTGCACTGCTCCCCGGGCCACCACTACAACACCACCACCCACCGGTGCATCCGCTGCCCCGTGGGCACCTACCAGCCCGAGTTTGGCCAGAACCACTGCATCACCTGCCCGGGCAACACCAGCACGGACTTCGATGGCTCCACCAACGTCACACACTGCAAAAGTAGGTACAGCTCTCCGTGCGGCCGGAAGGGGGAAAGGGGCGGGACGCAGCGGGGCGGGCTGTTGGGGCCGGGGCAAGCCCTCACCCCACACAGTGCCCACAGGACCCCAGGGACCCCGCCCGGCTCCAGCACACCCGCACGTCCACTCACGGtgacaccccccgccccggcgccTCTGTGCTCGGCGGGTCTGCCCAGGGCTCCGGGTCTGTGGAGGGGAAAGCCGGGCCCGTGGCGGGGGCGCTGCGGTTCAGGGGCTGAGGACCAGGGAAGTAGCTACCCCGGCAGGTCATCTGGGCATAACAGACTTgactttagatatttttaattcattttttggaGTCCTCTGGGACAGATTTTCTAGTGTTGTGCCCTCGCCCAATCAATTTCTAGCCAGTTACCCCTTTCCCTGTGCTGCCGGTTGTGTCTGCGACAGGCCAAAGGCCCATGACGAGGACTGAACCCTAGACGGGAAGCTGCCCCAGTTCCCCAGGGGGTCCCGCAGGCTCatggcctctggggacagaagagcAGGCACAGTGTGGGGCTCCACAGAGGCAGGGTTGAAACGTCCTCCTGAATAAAAGTAGAGAAAGCAAGtagggaagcttctggaaggtgAGGTAAACATGAAAAGTTTCCCAGGAATTTTGATGTGAGGGTTTCATAAACGAAAAGGCATGagaaaattgtgtatatttagtGTTCGGTTCAGTTCTCTTTGCAGACCTAAGGTGACTTCTTTTGTAAGGTTGAGGCTGGGAACCTTTAGCTCACAGAGATGCCGCGTTTGGCTGCTTGAGGGTTCCAAAGCTTAGCTCCAAAGGGAAGCATGTCTCTTTGTCCTGACTGTGCTGCCTGCTTGTCCCCGCGCCTTCCCTCTCGGCGGGGAGGGTGACCACCCTGGGCCCCTGGCAGGCACTCAGGAAgcatggagggcagggagggagagaggaggtgggggttcGCGAGTCGAGGGGTTCACCGAGCTTTCACACCACCACCTGCAGGAGCAGGGCTGGCAGGGGAGCCGACACCGGGCGGGCCTGTCCCAGGGTGCCCCCCGGGAAGACGACCCCGTGGGATGAGTGGCCCAGGGCCAGGCTAGCTGGTGGGGAGGCCAGTGGAGGCGGCCACGGGGCTGTCGAGGGCCCGCCCTCCCCGTCCCCCGTGCAGCAGGCCTGAGCAGGCCCGTGCGGCCCCGGTGCCCACAGACCAGCACTGTGGCGGCGAGCTCGGCGACTACACAGGCTACATCGAGTCCCCCAACTACCCCGGCGACTACCCGGCCAACGCCGAGTGCGTGTGGCACATCTCGCCGCCCCCCAAGCGCAGGATCCTCATCGTGGTCCCTGAGATCTTCCTGCCTGTGGAGGACGAGTGCGGCGACGTCCTGGTCATGAGGAAGAGCGGTACGcacggggggaggggagcagcggAGGGGCCACCCAGGGTCACCcgttgcgggggtggggtggttcACAGCCACCTCTGACCCACCGTCTGCTCACAGGGCTGAGCTCTAGGAGGTCAGCTTCTCCCGCCTTCAGGACACCTCAGGAAGGCTGCCGGGGAGCAGTGAGGAGGTGGGGCACCCTTTGGCCAGGCCCACACACCCAGGGTCAGCAGGCTCACCCTTATTCATCTGCTCACAGGGAGAGGGGACGTCCCAGCTGGGACCCTCCGCCCCAGCCCTGGCTTGTGCTGGGCGTGGGCGTGAGCCCTGTCTGGGGGAGCAGCCGGCCGGAGAAAGACAATGACAACCCGACAGAGGGGCAGTGACCAGGGGTTCACCAGGGCAGAGCAGGAACATGGTAGTGTGAGGATGGAGCAgtcagggaggcttcctggaggaggaggcacagaAACCTGCTCTGTAGGATGAGAAGGAACTGGGGTTGAGGGTGGGGACTGGCATTTGAGGCAGAGGTAACATGGGTGGAGCCTAGAGTTGGACTGTTTGGGGGACTGGGCGTGGGAACTGGGTGGCTGACCTGGTGGGGGAAGCACGTGGCCTGCAGAAGGAGGACGAGGGCCGGGACAGGGTTGTGGATCAGCCAACCACTCAGGCCCCTACTCTGTCCCCAGCATCACCCGCGTCTATCACCACCTATGAGACCTGCCAGACCTATGAGAGGCCCATCGCCTTCACCTCCCGCTCCCGGAAGCTCTGGATCCAGTTCAAATCCAATGAAGCCAACAGTGGCAAAGGATTCCAAGTGCCCTATGTCACCTACGACGGTCAGTGTGGCTGCACTGTGTGCCCGGCCCACGCTGGCCCTGCGGACACGGAGACAACAGACACatacggggtggggggtggtgcaggCGAAGGAGCCATGAATGGTGTCTGTGGCCTTCAGCGTGCTGTACTGCCCAAGCAGGGTTTTGAGGGTTGAATAGAAGTTTCTAGCTAGCCAAGCCTCAAGGAAAACAATTCGGGTGGAGGGTACAGAGGTTCAGAGGCAGAAGTGCCTGTGGCCAAGATCTGAGTCTGAATGTGGAGCAGGGGGAGGCGGAGGCAGaaggtgagggggaagcagggggcGTCTGGGGTCttcaccttcctttcttcctcgCCGTGGGTTTCACAGAGGACTACCAGCAACTGATAGAAGATATCGTTCGCGACGGACGGCTCTACGCCTCAGAGAATcaccaagaaattttaaaagtgagtGAGCTTCTTTATGGGAAAGGGTCCGTGTGATCCCGGGATGGTGGCCTGTGATGATTCCGGGCCTCTGTCCTTGCAGACCAGGAGGCCCGAGACAAGCTCCCTGGTGGCGTCCAGCCCAGGACCTTCTGACTGGCCTTTGGGCTCCTTGCCAGCTGCCGGCCTCACTTCCCTCATCTGTGAGATGTGGTGGAAGCTTAAAATCGGTAGAATCCGCCCCCACCTTTGGGACTGCCTGTCCCCTCATCTTGCTCGTGACCTTAAGAAGCAGAGCCTCCTTGTCATCGAGGGGCTCTATGTCTGTCATACAGCAGGCTCTGGGGAGCTGACACTCCTAGCCTGGGAGCTGAGGTGGTGGGGCCGGAGCGGGGTTGGGTTCCCTGGCTGTCCCGCCCCAGCTGGGTGGCCCTGGGCAAGCCCTCTGAGAAGCAGAGGCGGCTCACAGAGTGTGGGCTTCCAGCCCCGGGTCTGGCACGGTCCTGCACGCAGTAGGCACTTTGTAAGCAGAGAGGTTCGCCCCGATGCTGCTGCCCCCAGGAGCAGAGCTGGAGCCCATCTGTGCAGGGGGAGCCGGAGGCTCGTGCTGGCCCTCTGCCCACGGCTCCACCCCGCCACCAGGGGCATCTTTGCAGAACTGGAAGTGTTTCCGTCACTCAGGACAAAAACCTTGACGCGCGAGGCCCGGCTAGGCAtggcccccacctgcctctgaaGCCATTCTCCGACCTCCACAGTCCCTCCGCTCCCCggctgaggcctct
This genomic interval from Mustela erminea isolate mMusErm1 chromosome 6, mMusErm1.Pri, whole genome shotgun sequence contains the following:
- the SCUBE1 gene encoding signal peptide, CUB and EGF-like domain-containing protein 1 isoform X3, translating into MLAHDGHNCLDVDECQDNNGGCQQICVNAMGSYECQCHSGFFLSDNQHTCIHRSNEGMNCMNKDHGCAHICRETPKGGVACDCRPGFDLAQNQKDCTLTCNYGNGGCQHSCEDTDTGPMCGCHQKYALHSDGRTCIEKDEAAIERSQFNATSVADVDKRVKRRLLMETCAVNNGGCDRTCRDTATGVRCSCPVGFTLQPDGKTCKDINECLANNGGCDHFCRNTVGSFECGCRKGYKLLTDERTCQDIDECSFERTCDHICINSPGSFQCLCHRGYTLYGTTHCGDVDECSMNNGSCDQGCVNTKGSYECVCPPGRRLHWNRKDCVDTGKCLSRAKASPWPQLSCSKVGGVESCSLSCPAHSLFVPDSENSYSLSCGLPGLQGKTPPKRNDTGSGVGRSCSGAPAAIRQKARFKIRDAKCHLRPHSREPAKEALRQLLLENCHLTFVTLKCDSSKKRRRGKKSPSKEVTHITAEFEVEMKTEEASDTCEADCMRKRAEQSLQAAIKTLRKSIGRQHFSVQVAGTEYAMAQWPAKALEGQGACGTGQVLQDGKCVACAPGTYFSGEPGQCVPCAPGSYQDGDGQLSCTPCPSSDGLGLAGARNVSECGGQCSPGFFSPDGFRPCQPCPVGTYQPEPGRTGCFPCGGGLLTKHEGTVSFQDCEAKVHCSPGHHYNTTTHRCIRCPVGTYQPEFGQNHCITCPGNTSTDFDGSTNVTHCKNQHCGGELGDYTGYIESPNYPGDYPANAECVWHISPPPKRRILIVVPEIFLPVEDECGDVLVMRKSASPASITTYETCQTYERPIAFTSRSRKLWIQFKSNEANSGKGFQVPYVTYDEDYQQLIEDIVRDGRLYASENHQEILKDKKLIKALFDVLAHPQNYFKYTAQESKEMFPRSFIKLLRSKVSRFLRPYK